The nucleotide window ccaaggactagataaagtgtattttggCTGTTTCCTACACTGTGCATCCTTAAAGGAGAttggtggggctaaggcttaagatggtgtgaacgatgctaaatgggtgtagacaaagaagagctctctagtaggtgtaccaaaacattaacGGGCCATTTtgtcaaaagtgaggttacaagttgatcaactttcaaagcagaaagttgatacattgttcctcaactgcagtgtatgatatataattttatagctctgagtctctacttttatccaatgtaaaaaacaccattacAAATGTTGCTACATTGGACCGAATCGAGAGGGCCACATATTGGCTATACTATTGCATAAccactgattatattattatttctgGTCATTAAAACATGTAATTTATCTGTCATTGAAACATGTATTATTGGATTATAACAGAGAGAAATCTCACCTTGAGTGTCGACCCAAGAGCTGTCTAGGATGGAGTCGTCCATGGTGGTCTCGTCTCTGTCgtagctctctgtctgtccctcgaTCTCCAACTGCACCTCCTTCTGTGGGGAGGCCTGCACCTCCTTCTCAAGGGCCTCCTCTGAGACATCCCCCACCTCCTCCAGACTAGCTGCCTCCATGATCTCCACCTCCTgggactcctcctcctcctcctctggtgTCTCAGGCTCGGGCGGAGCGGAAAAACGCACGCTGTGTCCTGGCTTCTCACCCTCGTCGATGGTCTGGACTACAGTGATGAAGTCATCTTCTACGGTCACCACTGACTCTATGGCAGCTCTGGGTTCTTGAACATCAATCACCGCCGTCCCTGCCAGAGcttcactatcttcctcctcctcttcctccttgtttGTCATTCTATCCTTCTCaactttctcttctttctctacaGGCATTGATGATTTTATCTTTATCATGATTTCCTCTGGTTCCACTGCCTGCTCtgtatcctcctcctccccctctacctttTTCTTTTCTTCCATGGTCTTCTCTTTGACCTCAACAACCTGCTCCTTCTTCAGCTTCTCTTCACTAACTTTCTCATTCTCTTCTTCTGTGGTGCTCCCACCACCACCTGACACAGATGGAGACGTTGTCATGATGTCAACCTTGGTTGGCGTTGTCTGACCTCCATTCTGTGTAGGTTTCTCTATTTCCGTAACTGGAACCGTTTCTTCTTCTGTGGTGCTCACACCATCACCTGACACAGATGGAGAAGTCACCATGATGTCAACCCTCGTTGGCGTTTGACCTCCCATCTGTttaggtttctctctctctgtaactggaACCGtttcttcttctgtggtgcccacACCATCACCTGACACAGATGGAGAAGTCACCATGATGTCAACCCTCGTTGGCGTTTGACCCCCCGTCTGTTtaggtttctctgtctctgtaactGGAACCTTGTCTTCTTCTGTGGTGCTCACACCACCACCTGACACAGAGGGAGACGTCCCCATGACGTCAACCTTCATTGGTGTTGTCTGACCTCCATTCTGTTTAGGTTTCTCTGTCTCCGTAACAGGAACCTTGTCTTCTTCTGTGGTGCTCACACCACCTGACACAGATGGAGACATTGCCATGACATCAAACTTTGTTGGTGTTGTCTGACCTCCTGTCTGTTTTGGTTTCTCTGTCTCCGTAACTGAAACCTTGTCTTCTTCTGTGGTGCTCACACCACCAACTGACACAGACGGAGACATCACCATGATGTCAACCTTCTTTGGCGTTGTCTGACCTCCATTCTGTTTAGGTTTCTCTGTCTCCGTAACAGGAACCTTGTCTTCTTCTGTGGTGCTCACACCATCACCTGCCACAGATGGAGACATTGCCATGACGTCAAGCTTTGTTGGTGTTGTCTGACCTCCCGTCTGTTTAGGTTTCTCTGTCTCCGTAACTGAAACCTTGTCTTCTTCTGTGGTGCTCACACCACCAACTGACAGAGATGGAGACGTCACCATGATGTCAACCTTCTTTGGCATTGTCTGACTTCCATTCTGTTTAGGTTTCTCTGTCTCCGTAACAGGAACCTTGCCTTCTTCTGTGGTGCTCACACCATCACCTGACACAGATGGAGACATTGCCATGACGTCAAGCTTTGTTGGTGTTGTCTGACCTCCCGTCTGTTtaggtttctctgtctctgtaactGAAACATTGTCTTCTTCTGTGGTACTCTCCACGGAGGAGGCTGGGGAGGGCCTAACGGGCTTGCCGATCCTGTCCTTGGCAACTCCAGTCAGTTGGTAGACGTCTTCAGCATCCACCTCCTCGTATGCCTCCTGGTGCACCAGGAACTTGTCCTTCACCTTCTCCCTGAGCTCCTGCAGCTCCCGCTCCTCCTCCATGCTCAGGGGCCTGTCCTCCATCTCCAGCCGGCGGATCTGCCTCTCATAGGCAGCAATCTCAGCATCTGTCTCGGGTCCGTTGTCTCCTagcttctcctcctcttccaggGTAACCGTCACTGTAGGAGTTACAAAGGACTCGGCTGACTTCAGAGCTGAAGCTGGTTTGTCTTTTTGGTTTTCCATGGAAACATTTTCATGGCTGATCTTTTTGTCTTTTTCCTCTGAAGCTGAATCCTTCTGTCCCATTTGTTTGGTTTCTTCCTTTTCATTGGAACCGGCGCTCTCAGCTAACTGACTGGTCTTCTCATCTTCGGCTAGTTTGTCTCTGGCGTCGATTTTCAGTTTCTCCTCCGCCATCTTTTCCTCCAGAGCCATAGGGGTAAAGCGCTGGGGCGGGGAGTCAATGGGACTATGGAGGTCAGCAGGGGAAGGCATGGGCCCTGAGTACTCACTGAACACACAGTAACCCAACTCCTCCAGCTGGCTCTCACTCTTGGCAAGACTCTGGTTCTGACTCTGGTCCCCCAGAACTAGGTTAGCCAGGGAATCGCTGCCAAGGCCTTGGGCGTCCGCAGGGACAGACTTCCTCCTCATGATCTCAGGGTCAGTGTTCTCAGAAGCCAGTCTAGATCTGCTGCCCGCAAGGTCCAGCATTTCAGGTAGGTCAGGAGCCATGACTGTCCCGTTTTTGTAATAGTATTTGGGTGGGAAGGGAGATTCTGGGGACTCTGACCCCTGGGGGCTGGTCTTTTCACCGGGGGTCTCTGTTGCTGTgtcatgaggaggagatgaggagtcGGACGTGACTGAGGCTGCCGTCTCCAGGATCAGGGGAGGGAAGGGTGGTGGCTCCTTCTCCACAGACGGGGTGGTGACTGGGAGATAGTTGGCAGACTCCTCCAGACTGCCGCTGGTAAAAGACATGATATCCGTGGCCAGTGGGGAGAAGTTTCTAGGTCGTCCATGACCACTGGGATCAATCGATCCAATCGTAATGTTGAGAGAGTAGCTTCTTTGATCCAGGGCCAGCTTCCCAGGAGACAGCCTACATTCGCTACTCCTGTCCAGTGCCGGTAAGGTCTCCTTTTGATCTCCCATCAAACTCTTCTTGGTGTCTGATTTCTCCTCCACTGACTGTGTTTGTGCCAGCATGCTGTAGTTGATCTCAAGGGGTGACGGAACTGTTGGGGAACTGTTCCCTAAGAccttcttctcttctcctgcGGTGCTCAGTTCATAATAACCTTCTGCTTGAACCCCCTTGGATCCCTCGTCTGGCTTCAGGGCCGAAGTCTCGAAATAAGCTGACATGCCCGATTTGTCTTTGTTAGAGTCAGATGGGACACCTTGTCCTTGACCTCGGTCTTCAGCTCTTGTGAACCCAGACCCTGAATCCGTCGTGAGGTTACTGGACTCAAGAACTTCCACTGACGGTTGCTTCTCTGAGACTGTTTTAGGTTCATCCAGTATAGACATTTTGCTAAGCTCTTTGGCTTGGCTCTGGCTGTTTGAAGGTAAAGGGGACAGAGAAGGGGAAGGGGGAGCCATGTCCGTTTTGGGGATCAGGGGTGCTGCTGCGTGGTCCCCGCTGAGGAAAGCTGGACTCTCTTGTTCAGTGAAGTCTGGGCTCAGGGATCCACTCCTCTCGCTGTCTGGTTTGTCCATGTCCATCTTCAAGGCTGTAAGTTAAATCTTTAGTAGTTTGTTTGGTTTTGCTTCAACATTCAGCTATTAAAGGTAGGCTACTTTGTTTTAGGTCAGCCATTTTAACCAGGGCCAGCCATACTATCACATACACAGGCAAAGCTCTGCTCCAGACTCACAGCCTGTTATCACTTACTGTAGCACAATACAAAGAACATCGCGCATCACTGAGGCAGGACAGGAGCATGAGGCAGAACCCATGAGGCGGAACCCACTCACTGATGGACGGAACAATGGCATGGAACGTGACGGAACGTTATGGAACCGGAATGACGGAACCGGAATGTGCAGGCAGCCATGGCGTTGATGGATGAGAAGAACCAAGCAATGAGAAATGGAAGCGACGACTTTACATATCTAAGAAAGGGTAAAATAATAGCCTTTCTGTCATTCTTTCTAGGCTTTATGGAGAAATCCTAATGATTTGCATTTAGCTAAATGTCTGCTTTACACCCTGATTTATGATTTTTGATTACATATTCAACTATTACCTTTGAGGACAATGTACAATCATCTATCATCATATTTTGCTAGAATAAGTTGTATAACTTCTAATTTTATTACAAGTCGTTAGTGTAAGGTTATTAAGATCAACTAAGACATAAATATATTTCAACAATAGGAAAAATGACAGAATAACACTATTGACACAATATCTAAAAGATGAAAACCAGTGAAATGGCAATAAAAACACTTGATATTGATATTATTACGAAACAGCTGAATCCAATAGAGAACGAGTGATTTACATGCTATAGAAATGAGGCATTTTAATGGCAAACATCACTGGCAGAAAGACACTGAGCAATGGGTTAACACCAATGAGACATCAATACATCGGTAAGTAGCATCAGAGAAGGGAAAGCTTGGTTGGGAGGATCGGCGACATTTCATTAATACACAGACACGAAAAGCCCGGCCTCAAAAACTGCAGCTAAAAACTGAAAACAAAAGCAAAGAGAAAGCAAAAAGGAGGAATCAGGAAGAAAGTTTTAAAACATGGCTCCTAGCTTTCACCTGTGTTGCCTTGCAGCCTTTAGCAGAGcgtagcggggggggggggtattcccTTAAAGCCTAAATTATATTattgtctacacacaatacaataaCATGCagcctgggagaggagagagaggacagacagacacaccttcCGCAggactctcctcctccccctcagcctctgccacctcctcctctttctcctccaccctcctgtcAGGGCCTTCTGGGGCGGCACTAGCTGCCTCGGCCTGCACGGGTGGCACAGTATGGGCCTCGCCTATGGCCTCTGCCTGTTCTAAGGGCTCGGCTGGGGGGCTGTCCAGCTCAGGCTCATCCCCACTCCACAGCTCCTCAAGAGCTGCCACGATTTCTGCTGCTGccccttccatctcctcctcctccaacatcaacacctcttcctcctcctcctcgaatGTGTCTGTAAGAGCCTCGACGGTCTCTACTTTGTATAAAAGAAGTAGACATCAAGACTACGGGTTGGCAACACAGACTTGGGTTACATAGGTACAAATCGGTGGGACACTTTCAGCTCTGTAA belongs to Salmo trutta chromosome 20, fSalTru1.1, whole genome shotgun sequence and includes:
- the LOC115155638 gene encoding microtubule-associated protein 2 isoform X10 gives rise to the protein MADGRQREDSPPQWDPSGAQDPSPPPAHGANGYPPSYRACQPGTAHGEAPPSYTARENGFNGDHAVTAEQVSARIVQEVTAEAVAVLKGEQETRLPSVEDTANLPPSPPPSPAAEHCFGPLDQDVGDEEEEACPLHHFQNSRERCKFLAPSISVSMPEDDPYHSDEEYYDHPLFSPEWDRSVSSRPSVPAAAFRQIQETVEALTDTFEEEEEEVLMLEEEEMEGAAAEIVAALEELWSGDEPELDSPPAEPLEQAEAIGEAHTVPPVQAEAASAAPEGPDRRVEEKEEEVAEAEGEEESPAEALKMDMDKPDSERSGSLSPDFTEQESPAFLSGDHAAAPLIPKTDMAPPSPSLSPLPSNSQSQAKELSKMSILDEPKTVSEKQPSVEVLESSNLTTDSGSGFTRAEDRGQGQGVPSDSNKDKSGMSAYFETSALKPDEGSKGVQAEGYYELSTAGEEKKVLGNSSPTVPSPLEINYSMLAQTQSVEEKSDTKKSLMGDQKETLPALDRSSECRLSPGKLALDQRSYSLNITIGSIDPSGHGRPRNFSPLATDIMSFTSGSLEESANYLPVTTPSVEKEPPPFPPLILETAASVTSDSSSPPHDTATETPGEKTSPQGSESPESPFPPKYYYKNGTVMAPDLPEMLDLAGSRSRLASENTDPEIMRRKSVPADAQGLGSDSLANLVLGDQSQNQSLAKSESQLEELGYCVFSEYSGPMPSPADLHSPIDSPPQRFTPMALEEKMAEEKLKIDARDKLAEDEKTSQLAESAGSNEKEETKQMGQKDSASEEKDKKISHENVSMENQKDKPASALKSAESFVTPTVTVTLEEEEKLGDNGPETDAEIAAYERQIRRLEMEDRPLSMEEERELQELREKVKDKFLVHQEAYEEVDAEDVYQLTGVAKDRIGKPVRPSPASSVESTTEEDNVSVTETEKPKQTGGQTTPTKLDVMAMSPSVSGDGVSTTEEGKVPVTETEKPKQNGSQTMPKKVDIMVTSPSLSVGGVSTTEEDKVSVTETEKPKQTGGQTTPTKLDVMAMSPSVAGDGVSTTEEDKVPVTETEKPKQNGGQTTPKKVDIMVMSPSVSVGGVSTTEEDKVSVTETEKPKQTGGQTTPTKFDVMAMSPSVSGGVSTTEEDKVPVTETEKPKQNGGQTTPMKVDVMGTSPSVSGGGVSTTEEDKVPVTETEKPKQTGGQTPTRVDIMVTSPSVSGDGVGTTEEETVPVTEREKPKQMGGQTPTRVDIMVTSPSVSGDGVSTTEEETVPVTEIEKPTQNGGQTTPTKVDIMTTSPSVSGGGGSTTEEENEKVSEEKLKKEQVVEVKEKTMEEKKKVEGEEEDTEQAVEPEEIMIKIKSSMPVEKEEKVEKDRMTNKEEEEEEDSEALAGTAVIDVQEPRAAIESVVTVEDDFITVVQTIDEGEKPGHSVRFSAPPEPETPEEEEEESQEVEIMEAASLEEVGDVSEEALEKEVQASPQKEVQLEIEGQTESYDRDETTMDDSILDSSWVDTQDLSTVDVDDDMSMATEQIDPLRADRVPAPPVKKYKTLQQQKQEKQPVKPKAKGGRVKGREGCVSTPERKPVRKETVYIPREDIKKKKAVIKKTELTKKAEMRSSPSRKSVLKPTAVRHPRPAQPQPHPCARRKPTVGVPEGRRPLSVARQSRDRASSPPLTKIPTCKTRVVALLPPRPNSSCSSHTQKNLLGEVELDRPRPSSAGPRDSTTLHRLIYADGGSQSPKRSSLPRPASVPRPASILSRRTHHQPHDQEESSTSITSSGSTAPRRPTSFSTEVRAEHRTGRAPSWTGTQSMRSRSLCTTTRTPGSTAISPGTPPSYSYSCRTPGTPLTPGTPRSRSLLQEKKVALLRTPPKSPATTPKQLRILNQPLPDLKNIKSKIGSTDNIKYQPKGGQVQIQTKKIDLSHVTSKCGSLDNIRHRPGGGNVRIESVKLDFKDKAQPKVGSLDNAHHTPGGGHIMIESHKLLFRDTAKARVDHGAEIIMTQSPEMGMSGTVSPHRDSHLSSSGSINLLESPQLATLAEDVTAALAKQGL
- the LOC115155638 gene encoding microtubule-associated protein 2 isoform X7 encodes the protein MADGRQREDSPPQWDPSGAQDPSPPPAHGANGYPPSYRACQPGTAHGEAPPSYTARENGFNGDHAVTAEQVSARIVQEVTAEAVAVLKGEQETRLPSVEDTANLPPSPPPSPAAEHCFGPLDQDVGDEEEEACPLHHFQNSRERCKFLAPSISVSMPEDDPYHSDEEYYDHPLFSPEWDRSVSSRPSVPAAAFRQIQETVEALTDTFEEEEEEVLMLEEEEMEGAAAEIVAALEELWSGDEPELDSPPAEPLEQAEAIGEAHTVPPVQAEAASAAPEGPDRRVEEKEEEVAEAEGEEESPAEALKMDMDKPDSERSGSLSPDFTEQESPAFLSGDHAAAPLIPKTDMAPPSPSLSPLPSNSQSQAKELSKMSILDEPKTVSEKQPSVEVLESSNLTTDSGSGFTRAEDRGQGQGVPSDSNKDKSGMSAYFETSALKPDEGSKGVQAEGYYELSTAGEEKKVLGNSSPTVPSPLEINYSMLAQTQSVEEKSDTKKSLMGDQKETLPALDRSSECRLSPGKLALDQRSYSLNITIGSIDPSGHGRPRNFSPLATDIMSFTSGSLEESANYLPVTTPSVEKEPPPFPPLILETAASVTSDSSSPPHDTATETPGEKTSPQGSESPESPFPPKYYYKNGTVMAPDLPEMLDLAGSRSRLASENTDPEIMRRKSVPADAQGLGSDSLANLVLGDQSQNQSLAKSESQLEELGYCVFSEYSGPMPSPADLHSPIDSPPQRFTPMALEEKMAEEKLKIDARDKLAEDEKTSQLAESAGSNEKEETKQMGQKDSASEEKDKKISHENVSMENQKDKPASALKSAESFVTPTVTVTLEEEEKLGDNGPETDAEIAAYERQIRRLEMEDRPLSMEEERELQELREKVKDKFLVHQEAYEEVDAEDVYQLTGVAKDRIGKPVRPSPASSVESTTEEDNVSVTETEKPKQTGGQTTPTKLDVMAMSPSVSGDGVSTTEEGKVPVTETEKPKQNGSQTMPKKVDIMVTSPSLSVGGVSTTEEDKVSVTETEKPKQTGGQTTPTKLDVMAMSPSVAGDGVSTTEEDKVPVTETEKPKQNGGQTTPKKVDIMVMSPSVSVGGVSTTEEDKVSVTETEKPKQTGGQTTPTKFDVMAMSPSVSGGVSTTEEDKVPVTETEKPKQNGGQTTPMKVDVMGTSPSVSGGGVSTTEEDKVPVTETEKPKQTGGQTPTRVDIMVTSPSVSGDGVGTTEEETVPVTEREKPKQMGGQTPTRVDIMVTSPSVSGDGVSTTEEETVPVTEIEKPTQNGGQTTPTKVDIMTTSPSVSGGGGSTTEEENEKVSEEKLKKEQVVEVKEKTMEEKKKVEGEEEDTEQAVEPEEIMIKIKSSMPVEKEEKVEKDRMTNKEEEEEEDSEALAGTAVIDVQEPRAAIESVVTVEDDFITVVQTIDEGEKPGHSVRFSAPPEPETPEEEEEESQEVEIMEAASLEEVGDVSEEALEKEVQASPQKEVQLEIEGQTESYDRDETTMDDSILDSSWVDTQDLSTVDVDDDMSMATEQIDPLRADRVPAPPVKKYKTLQQQKQEKQPVKPKAKGGRVKGREGCVSTPERKPVRKETVYIPREDIKKKKAVIKKTELTKKAEMRSSPSRKSVLKPTAVRHPRPAQPQPHPCARRKPTVGVPEGRRPLSVARQSRDRASSPPLTKIPTCKTRVVALLPPRPNSSCSSHTQKNLLGEVELDRPRPSSAGPRDSTTLHRLIYADGGSQSPKRSSLPRPASVPRPASILSRRTHHQPHDQEESSTSITSSGSTAPRRPTCTQSMRSRSLCTTTRTPGSTAISPGTPPSYSYSCRTPGTPLTPGTPRSRSLLQEKKVALLRTPPKSPATTPKQLRILNQPLPDLKNIKSKIGSTDNIKYQPKGGQIQILNKKLDFSHVQSKCGSKDNMKHSPRGGHVQIQTKKIDLSHVTSKCGSLDNIRHRPGGGNVRIESVKLDFKDKAQPKVGSLDNAHHTPGGGHIMIESHKLLFRDTAKARVDHGAEIIMTQSPEMGMSGTVSPHRDSHLSSSGSINLLESPQLATLAEDVTAALAKQGL
- the LOC115155638 gene encoding microtubule-associated protein 2 isoform X8, producing the protein MADGRQREDSPPQWDPSGAQDPSPPPAHGANGYPPSYRACQPGTAHGEAPPSYTARENGFNGDHAVTAEQVSARIVQEVTAEAVAVLKGEQETRLPSVEDTANLPPSPPPSPAAEHCFGPLDQDVGDEEEEACPLHHFQNSRERCKFLAPSISVSMPEDDPYHSDEEYYDHPLFSPEWDRSVSSRPSVPAAAFRQIQETVEALTDTFEEEEEEVLMLEEEEMEGAAAEIVAALEELWSGDEPELDSPPAEPLEQAEAIGEAHTVPPVQAEAASAAPEGPDRRVEEKEEEVAEAEGEEESPAEALKMDMDKPDSERSGSLSPDFTEQESPAFLSGDHAAAPLIPKTDMAPPSPSLSPLPSNSQSQAKELSKMSILDEPKTVSEKQPSVEVLESSNLTTDSGSGFTRAEDRGQGQGVPSDSNKDKSGMSAYFETSALKPDEGSKGVQAEGYYELSTAGEEKKVLGNSSPTVPSPLEINYSMLAQTQSVEEKSDTKKSLMGDQKETLPALDRSSECRLSPGKLALDQRSYSLNITIGSIDPSGHGRPRNFSPLATDIMSFTSGSLEESANYLPVTTPSVEKEPPPFPPLILETAASVTSDSSSPPHDTATETPGEKTSPQGSESPESPFPPKYYYKNGTVMAPDLPEMLDLAGSRSRLASENTDPEIMRRKSVPADAQGLGSDSLANLVLGDQSQNQSLAKSESQLEELGYCVFSEYSGPMPSPADLHSPIDSPPQRFTPMALEEKMAEEKLKIDARDKLAEDEKTSQLAESAGSNEKEETKQMGQKDSASEEKDKKISHENVSMENQKDKPASALKSAESFVTPTVTVTLEEEEKLGDNGPETDAEIAAYERQIRRLEMEDRPLSMEEERELQELREKVKDKFLVHQEAYEEVDAEDVYQLTGVAKDRIGKPVRPSPASSVESTTEEDNVSVTETEKPKQTGGQTTPTKLDVMAMSPSVSGDGVSTTEEGKVPVTETEKPKQNGSQTMPKKVDIMVTSPSLSVGGVSTTEEDKVSVTETEKPKQTGGQTTPTKLDVMAMSPSVAGDGVSTTEEDKVPVTETEKPKQNGGQTTPKKVDIMVMSPSVSVGGVSTTEEDKVSVTETEKPKQTGGQTTPTKFDVMAMSPSVSGGVSTTEEDKVPVTETEKPKQNGGQTTPMKVDVMGTSPSVSGGGVSTTEEDKVPVTETEKPKQTGGQTPTRVDIMVTSPSVSGDGVGTTEEETVPVTEREKPKQMGGQTPTRVDIMVTSPSVSGDGVSTTEEETVPVTEIEKPTQNGGQTTPTKVDIMTTSPSVSGGGGSTTEEENEKVSEEKLKKEQVVEVKEKTMEEKKKVEGEEEDTEQAVEPEEIMIKIKSSMPVEKEEKVEKDRMTNKEEEEEEDSEALAGTAVIDVQEPRAAIESVVTVEDDFITVVQTIDEGEKPGHSVRFSAPPEPETPEEEEEESQEVEIMEAASLEEVGDVSEEALEKEVQASPQKEVQLEIEGQTESYDRDETTMDDSILDSSWVDTQDLSTVDVDDDMSMATEQIDPLRADRVPAPPVKKYKTLQQQKQEKQPVKPKAKGGRVKGREGCVSTPERKPVRKETVYIPREDIKKKKAVIKKTELTKKAEMRSSPSRKSVLKPTAVRHPRPAQPQPHPCARRKPTVGVPEGRRPLSVARQSRDRASSPPLTKIPTCKTRVVALLPPRPNSSCSSHTQKNLLGEVELDRPRPSSAGPRDSTTLHRLIYADGGSQSPKRSSLPRPASVPRPASILSRRTHHQPHDQEESSTSITSSGSTAPRRPTSFSTEVRAEHRTGRAPSWTGTQSMRSRSLCTTTRTPGSTAISPGTPPSYSYSCRTPGTPLTPGTPRSRSLLQEKKVALLRTPPKSPATTPKQLRILNQPLPDLKNIKSKIGSTDNIKYQPKGGQIQILNKKLDFSHVQSKCGSKDNMKHSPRGGHVLIPSVKLDFSHVQSRCGSLDKRQYAAGGGNVQIQTKKIDLSHVTSKCGSLDNIRHRPGGGNVRIESVKLDFKDKAQPKALNTLNPTCLPSIPGPGHPEPTLPSVHSRPWTP
- the LOC115155638 gene encoding microtubule-associated protein 2 isoform X20, producing MFFVLCYTLKMDMDKPDSERSGSLSPDFTEQESPAFLSGDHAAAPLIPKTDMAPPSPSLSPLPSNSQSQAKELSKMSILDEPKTVSEKQPSVEVLESSNLTTDSGSGFTRAEDRGQGQGVPSDSNKDKSGMSAYFETSALKPDEGSKGVQAEGYYELSTAGEEKKVLGNSSPTVPSPLEINYSMLAQTQSVEEKSDTKKSLMGDQKETLPALDRSSECRLSPGKLALDQRSYSLNITIGSIDPSGHGRPRNFSPLATDIMSFTSGSLEESANYLPVTTPSVEKEPPPFPPLILETAASVTSDSSSPPHDTATETPGEKTSPQGSESPESPFPPKYYYKNGTVMAPDLPEMLDLAGSRSRLASENTDPEIMRRKSVPADAQGLGSDSLANLVLGDQSQNQSLAKSESQLEELGYCVFSEYSGPMPSPADLHSPIDSPPQRFTPMALEEKMAEEKLKIDARDKLAEDEKTSQLAESAGSNEKEETKQMGQKDSASEEKDKKISHENVSMENQKDKPASALKSAESFVTPTVTVTLEEEEKLGDNGPETDAEIAAYERQIRRLEMEDRPLSMEEERELQELREKVKDKFLVHQEAYEEVDAEDVYQLTGVAKDRIGKPVRPSPASSVESTTEEDNVSVTETEKPKQTGGQTTPTKLDVMAMSPSVSGDGVSTTEEGKVPVTETEKPKQNGSQTMPKKVDIMVTSPSLSVGGVSTTEEDKVSVTETEKPKQTGGQTTPTKLDVMAMSPSVAGDGVSTTEEDKVPVTETEKPKQNGGQTTPKKVDIMVMSPSVSVGGVSTTEEDKVSVTETEKPKQTGGQTTPTKFDVMAMSPSVSGGVSTTEEDKVPVTETEKPKQNGGQTTPMKVDVMGTSPSVSGGGVSTTEEDKVPVTETEKPKQTGGQTPTRVDIMVTSPSVSGDGVGTTEEETVPVTEREKPKQMGGQTPTRVDIMVTSPSVSGDGVSTTEEETVPVTEIEKPTQNGGQTTPTKVDIMTTSPSVSGGGGSTTEEENEKVSEEKLKKEQVVEVKEKTMEEKKKVEGEEEDTEQAVEPEEIMIKIKSSMPVEKEEKVEKDRMTNKEEEEEEDSEALAGTAVIDVQEPRAAIESVVTVEDDFITVVQTIDEGEKPGHSVRFSAPPEPETPEEEEEESQEVEIMEAASLEEVGDVSEEALEKEVQASPQKEVQLEIEGQTESYDRDETTMDDSILDSSWVDTQDLSTVDVDDDMSMATEQIDPLRADRVPAPPVKKYKTLQQQKQEKQPVKPKAKGGRVKGREGCVSTPERKPVRKETVYIPREDIKKKKAVIKKTELTKKAEMRSSPSRKSVLKPTAVRHPRPAQPQPHPCARRKPTVGVPEGRRPLSVARQSRDRASSPPLTKIPTCKTRVVALLPPRPNSSCSSHTQKNLLGEVELDRPRPSSAGPRDSTTLHRLIYADGGSQSPKRSSLPRPASVPRPASILSRRTHHQPHDQEESSTSITSSGSTAPRRPTSFSTEVRAEHRTGRAPSWTGTQSMRSRSLCTTTRTPGSTAISPGTPPSYSYSCRTPGTPLTPGTPRSRSLLQEKKVALLRTPPKSPATTPKQLRILNQPLPDLKNIKSKIGSTDNIKYQPKGGQIQILNKKLDFSHVQSKCGSKDNMKHSPRGGHVLIPSVKLDFSHVQSRCGSLDKRQYAAGGGNVQIQTKKIDLSHVTSKCGSLDNIRHRPGGGNVRIESVKLDFKDKAQPKVGSLDNAHHTPGGGHIMIESHKLLFRDTAKARVDHGAEIIMTQSPEMGMSGTVSPHRDSHLSSSGSINLLESPQLATLAEDVTAALAKQGL